The following are encoded in a window of bacterium genomic DNA:
- a CDS encoding type II toxin-antitoxin system PemK/MazF family toxin has protein sequence MTTGKKSTMYRRGDVVLIPFPFSDLSTAKTRPAVVVSVSAFTHATDDLTVAMITSMRHATRFDYALKDWRQANLLAPSWVRAKLATLDPRLVRYAPGRLSSADMAEVDTRIRRALGM, from the coding sequence ATGACAACTGGCAAAAAATCTACGATGTACCGCAGAGGTGATGTCGTCCTCATCCCCTTCCCCTTTAGCGACCTCTCGACCGCCAAAACACGGCCCGCTGTGGTGGTGAGCGTGTCTGCGTTCACACACGCAACTGACGATCTCACGGTTGCCATGATTACCTCAATGCGGCATGCCACGCGGTTCGATTACGCGCTCAAAGACTGGCGACAGGCAAACCTCCTTGCACCGTCGTGGGTCCGCGCGAAACTGGCAACGCTCGATCCGCGCTTGGTACGCTATGCGCCAGGCAGACTAAGCAGTGCCGATATGGCCGAAGTCGACACGCGCATTCGTCGCGCGCTCGGC
- a CDS encoding DHHA1 domain-containing protein, with the protein MHHPHTIGLYHKDCTDGTAAAAVLLKKFPHIELHPVGHDISHSELENLLGRVSADTEVYTVDIAVGVQELLAHAKSVVTIDHHIGIKETLEQLAREHENFTFVFDNERSGASLAWHHFFPEKPVTELITLVEDNDLWRFSFGQRTRHLLMHLSTLMNQPKRVLELLGGNLEPFIAAGEHMTRYADTLISHFAEGRDPTWLRVGEHRVPGYNSPYFESELGHALSKKHDSAVAIFRFKGAVVNFSVRSADGQNPSALDLATLLGGGGHRNASGASVPIEKFVAMLELP; encoded by the coding sequence ATGCACCACCCTCACACTATCGGCCTCTATCACAAAGACTGCACGGACGGCACTGCGGCCGCCGCGGTGCTGCTCAAAAAATTTCCGCACATCGAGCTCCATCCGGTGGGCCACGACATTTCACACTCCGAGCTCGAGAACCTCCTCGGGCGTGTCAGCGCAGACACAGAAGTCTACACCGTTGACATTGCGGTCGGCGTGCAGGAGCTTCTCGCACATGCAAAAAGCGTCGTCACGATTGATCACCACATCGGCATTAAAGAGACCCTCGAGCAGCTCGCGCGCGAACACGAAAACTTCACTTTCGTCTTTGATAACGAACGCTCCGGTGCCTCCCTCGCGTGGCACCACTTTTTTCCCGAGAAGCCCGTGACGGAACTCATCACGCTCGTCGAAGATAATGACCTCTGGCGCTTTAGCTTCGGACAACGCACGCGCCATCTTCTGATGCACCTCTCGACGCTCATGAACCAGCCCAAGCGCGTACTTGAGCTCCTCGGTGGCAATCTCGAGCCGTTTATTGCGGCCGGAGAGCACATGACCCGCTACGCCGACACCCTGATCTCGCACTTTGCCGAGGGCCGCGATCCGACATGGCTCCGTGTAGGAGAGCACCGTGTACCGGGCTACAATTCGCCCTACTTTGAATCCGAGCTCGGGCATGCGCTCTCGAAAAAACACGACTCCGCGGTCGCCATTTTTCGCTTCAAAGGGGCGGTCGTCAATTTTAGCGTGAGGAGCGCCGATGGGCAGAACCCGTCAGCGCTCGATCTCGCCACTCTCCTCGGCGGCGGCGGGCACCGCAATGCCTCCGGCGCAAGCGTGCCAATCGAAAAATTCGTCGCGATGCTTGAACTGCCCTGA
- a CDS encoding alpha/beta hydrolase, which produces MDTLKQNCIIIHGCPSDAEKAMNPTTRTYDKHWIPWAKKELTTLGIKTETPLMPSPWEPDYEKFKSEFEKYTVGENTTVVGHSCGAAFLVRWLGETKRKICKLVLVAPWKISDKDDAFRKAFYACPIDETIKSRVSKVVMFTADDEESDGKESLRIFHRALGGEIIELQGHGHYTMNDMGTEEFPELLEAMVGK; this is translated from the coding sequence ATGGATACTTTGAAACAAAACTGCATAATTATCCACGGCTGCCCATCAGATGCGGAGAAGGCGATGAATCCCACAACCAGAACATACGACAAGCACTGGATTCCTTGGGCCAAAAAGGAACTAACGACACTGGGCATAAAAACAGAAACGCCGCTCATGCCGAGTCCTTGGGAGCCGGACTATGAAAAATTTAAATCGGAGTTTGAAAAATATACAGTGGGAGAAAATACCACCGTGGTCGGCCATAGTTGCGGAGCGGCCTTTTTGGTTCGGTGGCTCGGAGAAACGAAGAGAAAAATCTGCAAACTTGTGCTTGTTGCTCCGTGGAAAATCTCTGACAAAGATGACGCGTTCCGGAAAGCATTTTACGCATGCCCCATCGACGAGACGATAAAATCGAGAGTCAGCAAGGTTGTGATGTTTACTGCCGACGACGAGGAAAGTGATGGAAAAGAAAGTTTACGAATTTTTCACCGCGCATTAGGCGGTGAAATTATCGAATTGCAAGGGCACGGCCACTACACAATGAATGACATGGGAACAGAGGAGTTCCCCGAATTACTTGAAGCAATGGTTGGGAAGTAA
- a CDS encoding Mur ligase family protein, translated as MGDYSAYFRGKQITLIGLGLLGRGVNVAKFLAECGADMLVTDLKTKDQLQPSLKKLARFKNIRFVLGEHRLENFRGVDMVIKAAGVPLDSPFIAEARSHGVPVKMDASLFAELAPPGVLLVGITGTRGKSTTTQLLYEVLNDWRKVLGVRYQVGGRSGHELPSYQLPVTSPSRSHRVFLGGNIRGMATLPLLKKVRPGDIVVLELDSWQLQGFGEAKISPHVAVFTTFFDDHLNYYDRDRGRYLKDKANIFTYQSGVKNFQFSIFNFQTRPVLIVGAQAAPLIRKHFAEHAQRMKVVRPSNVPKNWKLAIPGEHNRANAASALVAADALGVPRSVSKRAITSFHGLPGRLELVRELRGVKIYNDTCATTPEATIAALRALGRLSSKQQAASSKVHRIILIMGGADKGLDMSGLLKEIPRYCRAVIWLPGTGTNRIMKHESRSMETEAIIHYSKFLIQEMYTTTLSAAIKQAVLVARKGDSILFSPAFASFGMFKNEYDRGEKFNRAVAARKDTTRAKARVSRMQHNES; from the coding sequence ATGGGTGACTACAGCGCTTATTTTCGCGGCAAGCAGATTACGCTAATAGGCCTGGGGCTTCTTGGGCGCGGTGTTAATGTGGCGAAGTTTCTTGCGGAGTGTGGGGCGGATATGCTCGTGACCGATTTGAAAACGAAGGATCAGCTTCAGCCGTCGCTTAAAAAACTCGCGCGGTTTAAGAATATTCGCTTCGTGCTCGGCGAGCACCGACTCGAGAACTTCCGGGGTGTCGACATGGTGATCAAGGCCGCGGGCGTGCCGCTTGATTCGCCGTTTATCGCCGAGGCTCGCTCACATGGCGTGCCGGTCAAAATGGACGCGTCACTCTTTGCCGAGCTCGCGCCGCCCGGCGTGCTTCTTGTCGGCATTACCGGAACGCGCGGGAAGTCAACGACGACGCAGTTGCTCTACGAGGTGCTAAACGACTGGCGTAAGGTATTAGGTGTTAGGTATCAGGTTGGCGGACGTTCCGGCCACGAACTCCCCAGTTACCAGTTACCAGTTACCAGTCCCTCGCGGTCACATCGCGTCTTCCTCGGCGGTAACATCCGTGGCATGGCAACCCTGCCACTCCTCAAAAAAGTCCGCCCTGGCGACATCGTCGTTCTCGAGCTCGACTCGTGGCAGCTTCAGGGCTTCGGCGAGGCGAAGATCAGTCCGCACGTTGCGGTTTTTACGACATTTTTCGATGACCACCTTAATTACTATGATAGGGACCGCGGACGTTATTTGAAGGATAAGGCAAACATTTTTACATACCAAAGTGGCGTAAAAAATTTTCAATTTTCAATTTTCAATTTTCAAACTCGGCCAGTATTGATTGTGGGCGCACAGGCGGCACCTTTGATACGCAAACATTTTGCGGAGCACGCACAGCGGATGAAGGTGGTGCGGCCGAGCAATGTACCGAAAAATTGGAAGCTCGCGATTCCTGGCGAGCATAATCGCGCGAATGCTGCCTCGGCGCTCGTGGCGGCGGATGCACTTGGTGTGCCGCGTTCGGTCAGCAAGCGCGCTATTACTTCTTTTCATGGTCTCCCCGGTCGCCTCGAGCTCGTGCGAGAGCTCCGCGGCGTCAAAATTTATAACGACACGTGTGCGACGACTCCGGAGGCAACGATCGCCGCGCTCCGCGCGCTCGGCAGACTAAGCAGCAAGCAGCAAGCAGCAAGCAGCAAGGTCCATCGGATAATTCTTATTATGGGTGGAGCGGACAAAGGGCTCGACATGTCGGGGCTGCTCAAGGAGATTCCAAGGTATTGCAGAGCAGTTATTTGGCTTCCGGGTACTGGCACAAATAGAATTATGAAGCATGAATCAAGAAGCATGGAAACGGAAGCAATAATTCATTATTCCAAATTCTTGATTCAAGAGATGTACACAACCACACTGAGCGCGGCAATAAAGCAGGCGGTCCTTGTCGCAAGGAAGGGGGATAGTATTCTCTTCAGCCCCGCCTTCGCCTCATTCGGCATGTTCAAGAATGAGTACGACCGGGGAGAAAAATTTAATCGCGCGGTAGCGGCCCGTAAAGACACGACCCGCGCGAAGGCGCGGGTCAGTAGAATGCAACATAACGAATCTTAA
- the dxr gene encoding 1-deoxy-D-xylulose-5-phosphate reductoisomerase codes for MKKLTVLGSTGSIGTQTLDVVRNNPDLLEIVALSTHQKIALLYKQIKEFRPQVVAVSDPSQAKILIPEVSIPVFVGEAGLAQLATLGEADLVVNGIVGVAGIKPTLAALGKGKDMALANKETMVAAGVLTMETAKKYGAWILPVDSEPSAIFQCLEGVPRESVARLILTASGGPFRKTPKRKLERVTPLQALKHPTWKMGPKITVDSATLMNKGFEVIEVMHLFEIPPERIDIVVHPESIIHSMVAFKDGTTLAQLSVPDMRIPIQYALLYPQRRPVHNATKFSLFDAPGELTFEPCDTDRFPCVSLAYEAAKIGGTMPAVMCAANDVFVRAFLDRSIGFHQIPLGIQGVMRLHTPYEANDVVSLFSAIEWAEQQARSLLTKLRV; via the coding sequence ATGAAAAAACTTACCGTTTTAGGATCAACCGGTTCTATCGGAACGCAAACACTTGATGTGGTGCGAAATAACCCTGATCTGCTCGAAATAGTTGCTCTTTCCACGCACCAAAAAATCGCCCTGTTGTATAAACAGATCAAGGAATTTCGGCCCCAAGTCGTCGCGGTCAGCGATCCATCGCAGGCAAAAATTTTAATACCGGAGGTATCAATCCCGGTGTTTGTGGGGGAAGCGGGGCTTGCACAACTCGCGACTCTCGGAGAGGCCGATCTCGTGGTCAACGGCATTGTCGGGGTTGCTGGAATCAAGCCCACTCTTGCCGCGCTCGGAAAAGGAAAGGACATGGCGCTCGCGAACAAAGAAACCATGGTCGCGGCTGGAGTCCTCACGATGGAAACCGCAAAAAAATACGGGGCGTGGATCCTTCCGGTGGACTCGGAACCGAGCGCCATCTTTCAGTGCCTCGAGGGAGTGCCGCGAGAATCAGTCGCACGACTTATCCTCACGGCTTCAGGGGGGCCGTTCCGCAAAACCCCCAAAAGAAAACTCGAGCGCGTGACACCTCTACAGGCCCTCAAGCACCCCACCTGGAAAATGGGTCCGAAGATCACCGTTGACTCAGCAACGCTGATGAACAAGGGTTTTGAGGTGATTGAGGTGATGCATCTCTTTGAGATTCCTCCGGAGCGGATAGATATAGTGGTTCACCCTGAGTCAATCATCCACTCCATGGTGGCATTCAAAGACGGAACAACCCTTGCCCAGCTGAGCGTGCCGGACATGCGTATTCCCATTCAGTACGCGCTTCTGTACCCACAGCGGCGCCCCGTACACAACGCAACAAAATTTTCATTGTTTGACGCACCAGGAGAACTCACCTTTGAGCCATGCGATACCGATCGTTTCCCGTGCGTCAGTCTGGCCTACGAGGCGGCGAAAATCGGCGGCACCATGCCAGCGGTGATGTGCGCGGCGAATGATGTTTTTGTGCGGGCATTTCTCGACCGCTCCATTGGATTTCACCAGATTCCGCTCGGTATCCAAGGCGTGATGCGACTACATACGCCGTACGAAGCGAACGATGTGGTGTCGCTTTTCAGCGCGATTGAATGGGCGGAGCAGCAAGCACGCAGTTTGCTCACCAAGTTACGTGTTTAA
- a CDS encoding laccase domain-containing protein: MNPSAIFTPFDGKVEVRLFGRNGADVDWRIDAVRRQEELEHAEALEQFSQLRHVALQAGIDTVYAPDHSRFNAAICESEDFTERISLANSKFALLRGPLAEGCVLPPHSGAWFSVADCHVIVAYNTATHWVIAAHAGRDSLFNRAAIVGDIEPTVRSASVVDAIINGIRRGISAEIKVFVAGGIGPVHFTHDPRHPRYAVANKAILAHFYATCGHLASGGYPASGCLSIPEIIRAQFQHRDIEPSNIATDGTDTYSALDADNDYVWWSHRRAVSLGQHDGRNGVLVIRRR, from the coding sequence ATGAACCCCAGCGCAATCTTCACGCCGTTCGACGGCAAGGTTGAGGTACGCCTTTTCGGCCGTAATGGTGCTGACGTTGATTGGCGTATTGATGCGGTGCGCCGGCAAGAGGAACTCGAACACGCGGAAGCACTCGAGCAATTCTCGCAGCTACGCCACGTCGCACTTCAGGCAGGCATCGATACGGTGTATGCGCCTGACCATTCACGATTTAACGCAGCTATCTGCGAGAGCGAGGATTTCACCGAGCGCATTTCGCTCGCCAACAGCAAATTCGCACTGCTCCGTGGCCCATTGGCAGAGGGGTGCGTGCTCCCGCCACACTCGGGCGCATGGTTTTCTGTCGCGGACTGCCACGTTATAGTCGCGTACAACACCGCAACGCACTGGGTCATCGCGGCGCACGCCGGACGAGATTCCCTCTTTAACCGCGCTGCTATCGTCGGCGACATCGAGCCCACAGTGCGATCGGCAAGCGTTGTTGACGCGATAATAAATGGCATACGTAGAGGCATTTCGGCTGAGATAAAAGTGTTCGTCGCCGGAGGTATCGGCCCGGTACACTTCACTCACGACCCACGCCATCCGCGCTACGCTGTGGCCAACAAGGCCATACTTGCACACTTCTACGCTACCTGCGGCCACCTAGCGAGTGGTGGTTACCCCGCATCGGGCTGCCTCTCAATACCGGAAATCATCCGGGCACAATTTCAGCACCGTGACATCGAGCCATCGAACATAGCTACAGACGGCACCGACACCTATAGCGCCCTCGACGCGGATAACGATTACGTGTGGTGGTCACACCGCCGCGCCGTGAGCCTGGGCCAGCACGACGGCCGCAATGGAGTGCTTGTCATCCGCCGGCGGTAA
- a CDS encoding isoprenylcysteine carboxylmethyltransferase family protein, giving the protein MIENTTLFVIIVSLFVVLRTGRWWLSKKIVQGRVEKHRQVPWLWVQERALLLLWGALIVRSLAPWLFVSVLRPLRAIPVGIFAEDDALCLAGLALLIAAIVLQLRAKWELGANWSNAVKGPIVREGKVTVRGLYRWSRNPMYCGSLAEAFALVLLLQNVAALLLGVLTYCYVRSNIAREETLLREMKGPEYARYYESVPRFFWKW; this is encoded by the coding sequence GTGATCGAAAACACAACGTTGTTCGTTATCATCGTTTCGCTCTTTGTCGTCCTCAGGACTGGCAGGTGGTGGCTCTCCAAAAAAATAGTACAGGGGCGTGTCGAAAAGCACCGACAAGTACCATGGCTTTGGGTTCAAGAACGAGCACTCCTCTTGTTGTGGGGCGCACTCATTGTTCGTTCTCTTGCACCGTGGTTGTTTGTGAGCGTGCTTCGTCCATTGAGGGCCATTCCTGTGGGCATTTTTGCAGAAGATGACGCGCTCTGCCTCGCGGGACTTGCGCTTCTTATCGCGGCAATCGTGCTTCAGCTTCGTGCGAAGTGGGAGCTTGGCGCGAACTGGAGCAATGCAGTCAAGGGGCCGATTGTTCGCGAAGGAAAAGTGACGGTGCGCGGACTTTACCGATGGAGTCGCAACCCGATGTATTGCGGTTCACTCGCCGAGGCATTCGCGCTCGTGTTGCTGCTACAAAACGTCGCCGCACTTCTGCTCGGCGTACTCACCTACTGCTACGTCCGGTCAAACATCGCGCGCGAGGAGACGCTCCTTCGTGAGATGAAAGGGCCCGAGTACGCACGGTATTACGAAAGCGTACCGCGCTTCTTTTGGAAATGGTAA
- a CDS encoding HU family DNA-binding protein: protein MNKADLVNEISHKVELTRAQAERAMEVLMEAIVATLKQGREVSIAGLGIFSAKMRAARQARNPRTGETIQVAAQRVPKFRAAKALKDAVK from the coding sequence ATGAACAAAGCAGATTTAGTGAACGAAATCAGCCACAAGGTCGAGCTCACGAGGGCTCAGGCCGAGCGGGCCATGGAGGTCCTCATGGAGGCCATTGTGGCAACGCTCAAGCAAGGACGCGAAGTCTCGATCGCTGGCCTCGGTATATTCTCGGCAAAGATGCGTGCCGCACGGCAAGCCCGCAACCCGCGGACCGGAGAGACGATCCAGGTGGCAGCACAGCGCGTGCCGAAGTTCCGCGCCGCAAAGGCGCTCAAAGACGCGGTGAAATAA